Proteins encoded within one genomic window of Vidua macroura isolate BioBank_ID:100142 chromosome 2, ASM2450914v1, whole genome shotgun sequence:
- the LCMT2 gene encoding tRNA wybutosine-synthesizing protein 4 isoform X2: protein MGRGRPGAVQDTGGSSAVSKCSAAARGYIQDRFLRLLAGRRRRRAPLIHRGYYIRARAVDHCVQDFLLKTQSLARTQILSLGAGFDSLYFRLKDMGLLHHTVVYEVDFPNVACQKATLIKGIKELSALVGDTGGEGLGAITFSGDDYKLLGVDLSELSELERTLEEAGLNNEIPTLFIAEVVLTYMENTRSDALIQWAAEHFPRACFLLYEQVHPEDPFGRVMQQHFRQLNTALHSLAQYPDCKAQQRRFLGKGWTECSVMDMNEFFTCCIPEDEQQRVQTLEPFDEYEEWHLKCSHYFVLAASKGMEPSWTPLSPSVAVPGPVGMAGSVSAAVCARLSGIPGLRRYGHHSVLIKPNVILTMGGFGEEDGQHCRVRNFHVLSKHAGHWEAVCVAQNIPDKRWGERLYHTVSCLSDTLALVVGGRTSPSSTGLGMLWLKFPKTCDASGPDDVAVELVSLQPAAEAAALRWRHSTTEITFKGEQYLFVYGGRSALEPVLGDWHFLHAPELSYTAIAVEGPVPESRHSHSACSWEGGVLIAGGLGAAEQPLGSVFLLRELEHGFQWQTIETHPPLVPRYSHTAHVHEGKLLLVGGVWFHAPSVPGVTVIDLMTGLCLNYRINVEHLEWPLMLHNHSSVFLPNEKELLVIGGGGNCFSFGTHLNPEPVLLSLSSILTSH from the exons ATGGGCCGCGGGCGTCCTGGCGCA GTCCAGGACaccggcggcagcagcgccgtCAGCAAGTGCTCGGCGGCAGCGCGGGGCTACATCCAGGACCGGTTCCTGCGGCTTctggcggggcggcggcggcggcgagcgCCCCTTATCCACCG ggGTTATTACATCCGCGCCCGTGCTGTAGATCACTGTGTTCAGGACTTCCTGCTGAAGACACAAAGCCTAGCCAGGACACAG ATCCTATCTTTAGGTGCTGGCTTTGATTCCTTATACTTCCGTTTGAAGGATATGGGTCTTCTGCATCACACTGTGGTATATGAGGTAGATTTCCCAAATGTGGCATGCCAAAAAGCTACTCTGATCAAAGGAATTAAAGAGTTGTCAGCGCTGGTGGGAGACACTGGAGGGGAAGGATTAG GAGCCATTACCTTTTCTGGAGATGATTATAAATTACTGGGAGTGGATTTATCAGAGCTGTCTGAGCTGGAGAGAACCCTGGAGGAAGCAGGACTGAACAATGAAATTCCCACCCTCTTCATCGCAGAGGTGGTGCTCACCTACATGGAGAACACCAG GTCAGATGCCTTGATTCAGTGGGCAGCAGAGCATTTCCCTCGGGCGTGCTTCCTGCTGTATGAGCAGGTGCACCCAGAGGACCCCTTTGGACGTGTcatgcagcagcatttcaggCAGCTGAACACTGCACTGCACTCACTGGCACAGTACCCTGACTGCAAGGCTCAGCAGAGGCGCTTCCTGGGGAAG GGCTGGACTGAGTGCAGTGTCATGGATATGAATGAGTTTTTCACCTGTTGTATTCCAGAAGATGAGCAGCAAAGAGTGCAGACTCTGGAACCTTTTGATGAGTATGAG GAATGGCATCTGAAATGTTCTCATTACTTTGTGTTGGCTGCATCAAAGGGGATGGAACCTTCCTGGACTCCGTTGTCACCCAGTGTAGCAG TTCCTGGTCCTGTTGGGATGGCAGGGAGTGTCTCTGCAGCAGTGTGTGCAAGGCTCTCAGGAATTCCTGGCCTGAGACGTTACGGTCACCACTCTGTTCTTATAAAGCCCAACGTGATTCTCACCATGGGAGGCTTTGGGGAGGAGGATGGACAACACTGCCGCGTGAGAAATTTCCACGTGCTGAGTAAGCATGCAGGCCACTGGGAAGCTGTCTGTGTGGCACAGAATATTCCTGATAAAAGATGGG GTGAGAGGTTGTACCATACTGTGTCTTGTCTCTCGGACACTCTGGCTCTGGTGGTAGGAGGACGAACATCTCCATCGAGCACAGGCTTGGGAATGTTGTGGCTGAAGTTCCCCAAAACCTGTGATGCTTCAGGCCCAGATGACGTTGCAGTGGAGCTTGTAAGCCTGCAGcctgctgctgaagcagcagctttgcGTTGGAGACACAGCACAACTGAAATTACATTCAAAG GTGAGCAGTACCTGTTTGTGTATGGTGGCcgctctgctctggagcctgTGCTCGGGGATTGGCATTTCCTGCACGCACCAGAACTCTCCTACACTGCG ATTGCTGTTGAGGGTCCAGTCCCAGAAAGCCGCCACTCTCacagtgcctgcagctgggaaggaggtgTGCTGATTGCAGGAGgtctgggagcagctgagcagccctTGGGTTCAGTTTTCCTGCTGAGGGAGCTTGAACATGGCTTTCAGTGGCAGACAATAGAGACACACCCTCCTCTTGTCCCAAG GTATTCACATACTGCACATGTGCATGAAGGAAAGCTTCTGCTCGTTGGTGGAGTGTGGTTTCAtgcaccctctgtgccaggtgtCACTGTCATCGACTTAATGACTGGTCTCTGTTTGAACTATAGGATTAATGTG gAGCACCTGGAGTGGCCATTAATGCTACATAATCATAGCAGTGTCTTTCTGCCAAATGAAAAGGAGCTGTTGGTTATTGGCGGTGGTGGAAACTGCTTCTCCTTTGGGACACACTTGAACCCAGAGCCTGTCTTGCTGAGCCTCAGCAGCATCCTGACCAGTCACTGA
- the LCMT2 gene encoding tRNA wybutosine-synthesizing protein 4 isoform X3, with protein sequence MLVRSGSAVSLSRQVQDTGGSSAVSKCSAAARGYIQDRFLRLLAGRRRRRAPLIHRGYYIRARAVDHCVQDFLLKTQSLARTQILSLGAGFDSLYFRLKDMGLLHHTVVYEVDFPNVACQKATLIKGIKELSALVGDTGGEGLGAITFSGDDYKLLGVDLSELSELERTLEEAGLNNEIPTLFIAEVVLTYMENTRSDALIQWAAEHFPRACFLLYEQVHPEDPFGRVMQQHFRQLNTALHSLAQYPDCKAQQRRFLGKGWTECSVMDMNEFFTCCIPEDEQQRVQTLEPFDEYEGMEPSWTPLSPSVAVPGPVGMAGSVSAAVCARLSGIPGLRRYGHHSVLIKPNVILTMGGFGEEDGQHCRVRNFHVLSKHAGHWEAVCVAQNIPDKRWGERLYHTVSCLSDTLALVVGGRTSPSSTGLGMLWLKFPKTCDASGPDDVAVELVSLQPAAEAAALRWRHSTTEITFKGEQYLFVYGGRSALEPVLGDWHFLHAPELSYTAIAVEGPVPESRHSHSACSWEGGVLIAGGLGAAEQPLGSVFLLRELEHGFQWQTIETHPPLVPRYSHTAHVHEGKLLLVGGVWFHAPSVPGVTVIDLMTGLCLNYRINVEHLEWPLMLHNHSSVFLPNEKELLVIGGGGNCFSFGTHLNPEPVLLSLSSILTSH encoded by the exons ATGCTGGTCAGGAGCGGCAGCGCCGTGTCATTGTCCCGGCAGGTCCAGGACaccggcggcagcagcgccgtCAGCAAGTGCTCGGCGGCAGCGCGGGGCTACATCCAGGACCGGTTCCTGCGGCTTctggcggggcggcggcggcggcgagcgCCCCTTATCCACCG ggGTTATTACATCCGCGCCCGTGCTGTAGATCACTGTGTTCAGGACTTCCTGCTGAAGACACAAAGCCTAGCCAGGACACAG ATCCTATCTTTAGGTGCTGGCTTTGATTCCTTATACTTCCGTTTGAAGGATATGGGTCTTCTGCATCACACTGTGGTATATGAGGTAGATTTCCCAAATGTGGCATGCCAAAAAGCTACTCTGATCAAAGGAATTAAAGAGTTGTCAGCGCTGGTGGGAGACACTGGAGGGGAAGGATTAG GAGCCATTACCTTTTCTGGAGATGATTATAAATTACTGGGAGTGGATTTATCAGAGCTGTCTGAGCTGGAGAGAACCCTGGAGGAAGCAGGACTGAACAATGAAATTCCCACCCTCTTCATCGCAGAGGTGGTGCTCACCTACATGGAGAACACCAG GTCAGATGCCTTGATTCAGTGGGCAGCAGAGCATTTCCCTCGGGCGTGCTTCCTGCTGTATGAGCAGGTGCACCCAGAGGACCCCTTTGGACGTGTcatgcagcagcatttcaggCAGCTGAACACTGCACTGCACTCACTGGCACAGTACCCTGACTGCAAGGCTCAGCAGAGGCGCTTCCTGGGGAAG GGCTGGACTGAGTGCAGTGTCATGGATATGAATGAGTTTTTCACCTGTTGTATTCCAGAAGATGAGCAGCAAAGAGTGCAGACTCTGGAACCTTTTGATGAGTATGAG GGGATGGAACCTTCCTGGACTCCGTTGTCACCCAGTGTAGCAG TTCCTGGTCCTGTTGGGATGGCAGGGAGTGTCTCTGCAGCAGTGTGTGCAAGGCTCTCAGGAATTCCTGGCCTGAGACGTTACGGTCACCACTCTGTTCTTATAAAGCCCAACGTGATTCTCACCATGGGAGGCTTTGGGGAGGAGGATGGACAACACTGCCGCGTGAGAAATTTCCACGTGCTGAGTAAGCATGCAGGCCACTGGGAAGCTGTCTGTGTGGCACAGAATATTCCTGATAAAAGATGGG GTGAGAGGTTGTACCATACTGTGTCTTGTCTCTCGGACACTCTGGCTCTGGTGGTAGGAGGACGAACATCTCCATCGAGCACAGGCTTGGGAATGTTGTGGCTGAAGTTCCCCAAAACCTGTGATGCTTCAGGCCCAGATGACGTTGCAGTGGAGCTTGTAAGCCTGCAGcctgctgctgaagcagcagctttgcGTTGGAGACACAGCACAACTGAAATTACATTCAAAG GTGAGCAGTACCTGTTTGTGTATGGTGGCcgctctgctctggagcctgTGCTCGGGGATTGGCATTTCCTGCACGCACCAGAACTCTCCTACACTGCG ATTGCTGTTGAGGGTCCAGTCCCAGAAAGCCGCCACTCTCacagtgcctgcagctgggaaggaggtgTGCTGATTGCAGGAGgtctgggagcagctgagcagccctTGGGTTCAGTTTTCCTGCTGAGGGAGCTTGAACATGGCTTTCAGTGGCAGACAATAGAGACACACCCTCCTCTTGTCCCAAG GTATTCACATACTGCACATGTGCATGAAGGAAAGCTTCTGCTCGTTGGTGGAGTGTGGTTTCAtgcaccctctgtgccaggtgtCACTGTCATCGACTTAATGACTGGTCTCTGTTTGAACTATAGGATTAATGTG gAGCACCTGGAGTGGCCATTAATGCTACATAATCATAGCAGTGTCTTTCTGCCAAATGAAAAGGAGCTGTTGGTTATTGGCGGTGGTGGAAACTGCTTCTCCTTTGGGACACACTTGAACCCAGAGCCTGTCTTGCTGAGCCTCAGCAGCATCCTGACCAGTCACTGA
- the LCMT2 gene encoding tRNA wybutosine-synthesizing protein 4 isoform X1, translating into MLVRSGSAVSLSRQVQDTGGSSAVSKCSAAARGYIQDRFLRLLAGRRRRRAPLIHRGYYIRARAVDHCVQDFLLKTQSLARTQILSLGAGFDSLYFRLKDMGLLHHTVVYEVDFPNVACQKATLIKGIKELSALVGDTGGEGLGAITFSGDDYKLLGVDLSELSELERTLEEAGLNNEIPTLFIAEVVLTYMENTRSDALIQWAAEHFPRACFLLYEQVHPEDPFGRVMQQHFRQLNTALHSLAQYPDCKAQQRRFLGKGWTECSVMDMNEFFTCCIPEDEQQRVQTLEPFDEYEEWHLKCSHYFVLAASKGMEPSWTPLSPSVAVPGPVGMAGSVSAAVCARLSGIPGLRRYGHHSVLIKPNVILTMGGFGEEDGQHCRVRNFHVLSKHAGHWEAVCVAQNIPDKRWGERLYHTVSCLSDTLALVVGGRTSPSSTGLGMLWLKFPKTCDASGPDDVAVELVSLQPAAEAAALRWRHSTTEITFKGEQYLFVYGGRSALEPVLGDWHFLHAPELSYTAIAVEGPVPESRHSHSACSWEGGVLIAGGLGAAEQPLGSVFLLRELEHGFQWQTIETHPPLVPRYSHTAHVHEGKLLLVGGVWFHAPSVPGVTVIDLMTGLCLNYRINVEHLEWPLMLHNHSSVFLPNEKELLVIGGGGNCFSFGTHLNPEPVLLSLSSILTSH; encoded by the exons ATGCTGGTCAGGAGCGGCAGCGCCGTGTCATTGTCCCGGCAGGTCCAGGACaccggcggcagcagcgccgtCAGCAAGTGCTCGGCGGCAGCGCGGGGCTACATCCAGGACCGGTTCCTGCGGCTTctggcggggcggcggcggcggcgagcgCCCCTTATCCACCG ggGTTATTACATCCGCGCCCGTGCTGTAGATCACTGTGTTCAGGACTTCCTGCTGAAGACACAAAGCCTAGCCAGGACACAG ATCCTATCTTTAGGTGCTGGCTTTGATTCCTTATACTTCCGTTTGAAGGATATGGGTCTTCTGCATCACACTGTGGTATATGAGGTAGATTTCCCAAATGTGGCATGCCAAAAAGCTACTCTGATCAAAGGAATTAAAGAGTTGTCAGCGCTGGTGGGAGACACTGGAGGGGAAGGATTAG GAGCCATTACCTTTTCTGGAGATGATTATAAATTACTGGGAGTGGATTTATCAGAGCTGTCTGAGCTGGAGAGAACCCTGGAGGAAGCAGGACTGAACAATGAAATTCCCACCCTCTTCATCGCAGAGGTGGTGCTCACCTACATGGAGAACACCAG GTCAGATGCCTTGATTCAGTGGGCAGCAGAGCATTTCCCTCGGGCGTGCTTCCTGCTGTATGAGCAGGTGCACCCAGAGGACCCCTTTGGACGTGTcatgcagcagcatttcaggCAGCTGAACACTGCACTGCACTCACTGGCACAGTACCCTGACTGCAAGGCTCAGCAGAGGCGCTTCCTGGGGAAG GGCTGGACTGAGTGCAGTGTCATGGATATGAATGAGTTTTTCACCTGTTGTATTCCAGAAGATGAGCAGCAAAGAGTGCAGACTCTGGAACCTTTTGATGAGTATGAG GAATGGCATCTGAAATGTTCTCATTACTTTGTGTTGGCTGCATCAAAGGGGATGGAACCTTCCTGGACTCCGTTGTCACCCAGTGTAGCAG TTCCTGGTCCTGTTGGGATGGCAGGGAGTGTCTCTGCAGCAGTGTGTGCAAGGCTCTCAGGAATTCCTGGCCTGAGACGTTACGGTCACCACTCTGTTCTTATAAAGCCCAACGTGATTCTCACCATGGGAGGCTTTGGGGAGGAGGATGGACAACACTGCCGCGTGAGAAATTTCCACGTGCTGAGTAAGCATGCAGGCCACTGGGAAGCTGTCTGTGTGGCACAGAATATTCCTGATAAAAGATGGG GTGAGAGGTTGTACCATACTGTGTCTTGTCTCTCGGACACTCTGGCTCTGGTGGTAGGAGGACGAACATCTCCATCGAGCACAGGCTTGGGAATGTTGTGGCTGAAGTTCCCCAAAACCTGTGATGCTTCAGGCCCAGATGACGTTGCAGTGGAGCTTGTAAGCCTGCAGcctgctgctgaagcagcagctttgcGTTGGAGACACAGCACAACTGAAATTACATTCAAAG GTGAGCAGTACCTGTTTGTGTATGGTGGCcgctctgctctggagcctgTGCTCGGGGATTGGCATTTCCTGCACGCACCAGAACTCTCCTACACTGCG ATTGCTGTTGAGGGTCCAGTCCCAGAAAGCCGCCACTCTCacagtgcctgcagctgggaaggaggtgTGCTGATTGCAGGAGgtctgggagcagctgagcagccctTGGGTTCAGTTTTCCTGCTGAGGGAGCTTGAACATGGCTTTCAGTGGCAGACAATAGAGACACACCCTCCTCTTGTCCCAAG GTATTCACATACTGCACATGTGCATGAAGGAAAGCTTCTGCTCGTTGGTGGAGTGTGGTTTCAtgcaccctctgtgccaggtgtCACTGTCATCGACTTAATGACTGGTCTCTGTTTGAACTATAGGATTAATGTG gAGCACCTGGAGTGGCCATTAATGCTACATAATCATAGCAGTGTCTTTCTGCCAAATGAAAAGGAGCTGTTGGTTATTGGCGGTGGTGGAAACTGCTTCTCCTTTGGGACACACTTGAACCCAGAGCCTGTCTTGCTGAGCCTCAGCAGCATCCTGACCAGTCACTGA